The Pedobacter cryoconitis genome includes a window with the following:
- a CDS encoding UDP-N-acetylmuramoyl-tripeptide--D-alanyl-D-alanine ligase: MSQIESIYQHYLSNPVICTDTRNISAGCLFFALKGEHFDANTFAAEALKQGAAYAIIDNAEYQINDSCLLVEDVLTALQDLARHHRTKLHIPIIGLTGSNGKTTTKELINAVLSEKYKTFATRGNLNNHIGVPLSILAIAPGTEIAVIEMGANHQKEIEFLCTIAQPTHGMITNIGMAHLDGFGGFEGVKKGKAELFTYLKNTAGIAFINRDNPYIMEMSGVAGLTHLVYYGTEGENSVTGQLLKSDPLIELSWKKQAEAFKVKANLTGAYNFENILAAICIASFFELSPDQINEGLTSYFPNNNRSQLTKTATNTVICDFYNANPSSMTAALGNISILEAKNKVAIIGDMFELGPETEQQHHLIAALAEKSGLDTVILIGKHFYALKDTFKGLFFNTPKEAEAWLKANPITESLVLLKGSRGMALEQLLPIL; this comes from the coding sequence ATCAGCATTACCTGTCAAACCCGGTTATCTGTACCGACACCAGGAATATTAGCGCAGGCTGTTTGTTCTTCGCACTCAAAGGAGAACACTTCGATGCGAATACCTTTGCAGCAGAAGCTTTAAAACAGGGTGCTGCCTATGCAATTATAGACAATGCGGAATATCAGATTAATGATTCCTGTTTATTGGTTGAGGATGTGTTAACTGCTTTGCAGGATTTAGCCCGTCACCACCGTACAAAGCTTCATATCCCCATTATTGGTTTAACAGGCAGTAATGGAAAAACAACAACGAAAGAACTGATCAATGCTGTACTCAGTGAAAAATATAAAACCTTTGCTACAAGAGGTAACCTGAATAATCATATTGGCGTTCCTTTATCAATTTTAGCTATTGCTCCCGGTACAGAAATAGCGGTGATCGAAATGGGGGCCAATCATCAAAAAGAAATTGAATTTCTATGTACAATTGCTCAGCCTACTCATGGGATGATTACCAATATTGGAATGGCTCATTTGGATGGATTTGGTGGCTTTGAAGGCGTGAAAAAAGGGAAAGCTGAGTTATTCACCTACCTTAAAAATACAGCGGGAATTGCCTTCATCAACAGAGACAATCCATACATTATGGAAATGAGCGGTGTTGCCGGATTAACTCACCTGGTTTATTACGGAACCGAAGGAGAGAATTCTGTGACCGGGCAACTCTTGAAATCAGATCCGCTGATTGAACTGAGCTGGAAAAAACAGGCAGAAGCATTTAAAGTTAAGGCAAACCTGACAGGAGCTTATAATTTCGAAAATATCCTGGCCGCAATTTGTATTGCGTCTTTCTTTGAGCTTAGTCCGGATCAGATCAATGAAGGTTTAACATCATATTTTCCGAATAATAACCGTTCACAATTGACTAAAACGGCGACCAATACGGTTATTTGTGATTTCTATAATGCCAATCCAAGCAGTATGACCGCAGCGCTGGGCAATATCTCTATTCTGGAAGCCAAAAACAAAGTTGCTATTATTGGCGATATGTTTGAACTAGGGCCGGAAACTGAACAGCAACATCATTTAATAGCCGCTTTAGCCGAAAAATCAGGATTAGATACTGTCATTTTAATCGGTAAGCATTTTTATGCATTAAAAGACACGTTTAAAGGTCTGTTTTTTAATACGCCGAAGGAGGCTGAAGCCTGGTTAAAAGCGAACCCTATAACAGAGAGCCTTGTTTTATTGAAAGGTTCAAGAGGTATGGCTTTGGAGCAATTATTGCCCATCTTATAA